A portion of the Physeter macrocephalus isolate SW-GA chromosome 15, ASM283717v5, whole genome shotgun sequence genome contains these proteins:
- the PDP1 gene encoding LOW QUALITY PROTEIN: pyruvate dehyrogenase phosphatase catalytic subunit 1 (The sequence of the model RefSeq protein was modified relative to this genomic sequence to represent the inferred CDS: deleted 3 bases in 2 codons; substituted 1 base at 1 genomic stop codon) yields the protein MRPQILLGYHALLFQAGATAANAVSRWAGSRPNSLNLQSPGPPARRGGGSASPPAEARDSRKPARQADTGPGAQLAWGLWSGPVASSSPFRRQLSNRAQPHPPPGXARARSREAGPRNQWVPRAEWKGLSDPHDVTKPAGSAPLFRSHARGRGPLSSSPPTRHCAANRKAGRAPARPCGRGRVAALRGRVAEWAGLGQGAELQGVAPGCVEVPPGGAAVAAASLLRRSGSSPAVPGSYSLLRVTNRPVRNPPPPAQSCEVAAGARGERRPRACGGTSPGAPGIPVRSSSLPLFSDAMPAPTQLFFPLIRNCELSRIYGTACYCHHKHLCCSPPYIPQSRLRYTPHPAYATFYRPKESWWQYTQGRRYASTPQKFYLTPPQVNSILKANEYSFKVPEFDGKNVSSVLGFDSNQLPANAPIEDRRSAATCLQTRGMLLGVFDGHAGCACSQAVSERLFYYIAVSLLPHETLLEIENAVESGRALLPILQWHKHPNDYFSKEASKLYFNSLRTYWQELIDLNTGESTEIDVKEALINAFKRLDNDISLEAQVGDPNSFLNYLVLRVAFSGATACVAHVDGVDLHVANTGDSRAMLGVQEEDGSWSAVTLSNDHNAQNEREVERLKLEHPKNEAKSVVKQDRLLGLLMPFRAFGDVKFKWSIDLQKRVIESGPDQLNDNEYTKFIPPNYYTPPYLTAEPEVTYHRLRPQDKFLVLATDGLWETMHRQDVVRIVGEYLTGMHHQQPIAVGGYKVTLGQMHGLLTERRAKMSSVFEDQNAATHLIRHAVGNNEFGAVDHERLSKMLSLPEELARMYRDDITIIVVQFNSHVVGAYQNQE from the exons ATGAGGCCACAGATACTCCTGGGTTATCACGCCTTGTTATTCCAGGCAGGGGCGACTGCAGCGAATGCAGTTTCCCGTTGGGCAGGGAGCCGTCCCAACAGCCTAAACCTACAAAGCCCCGGCCCACCCGCAAGGCGCGGGGGAGGCTCGGCCAGCCCCCCCGCCGAG GCCAGAGATTCGCGGAAGCCTGCCCGGCAGGCAGATACCGGTCCCGGGGCCCAGCTCGCTTGGGGACTCTGGTCC GGGCCAGTCGCTTCCTCCAGCCCGTTCCGCCGCCAACTCAGTAACCGCGCGCAGCCCCACCCTCCACCAGGCTAGGCGCGGGCGCGGTCACGTGAGGCGGGCCCGCGGAACCAATGGGTACCTCGCGCGGAATGGAAGGGATTGTCTGACCCCCATGACGTCACAAAGCCGGCGGGGAGCGCGCCGCTCTTCCGCTCCCACGCGCGGGGCCGCGGACCGCTCTCCTCCTCTCCGCCCACTCGCCACTGCGCAGCCAATCGGAAGGCGGGAAGAGCTCCGGCCCGACCGTGTGGGCGGGGTAGGGTGGCGGCCCTGCGGGGCAGGGTCGCTGAGTGGGCCGGGCTGGGGCAAGGGGCCGAGCTACAGGGAGTTGCGCCGGGCTGCGTGGAAGTACCGCCCGGAGGTGCCGCCGTTGCGGCCGCCTCCTTGTTGAGAAGAAGCGGCTCCTCCCCTGCCGTGCCCGGTTCGTATTCCCTACTCCGGGTCACGAACCGGCCCGTCCGGAATCCTCCTCCACCAGCCCAAAGTTGTGAGGTGGCGGCCGGCGCGCGTGGGGAGCGGCGGCCGCGGGCGTGCGGAGGGACTAGCCCCGGAGCGCCAG GAATCCCAGTCAGAAGTTCCAGCCTGCCGCTGTTCTCTGATGCCATGCCAGCACCAACTCAACTGTTTTTCCCTCTGATCCGTAACTGTGAACTGAGCAGAATCTATGGCACTGCGTGTTACTGCCACCACAAACATCTCTGCTGCTCACCCCCTTACATTCCTCAGAGTCGCCTGAGATATACACCCCATCCGGCTTATGCTACCTTTTACAGGCCAAAGGAGAGCTGGTGGCAGTACACCCAAGGAAGGAGATATGCTTCCACCCCACAGAAATTTTACCTTACACCTCCACAAGTCAACAGCATCCTGAAAGCTAATGAATACAGTTTCAAAGTGCCAGAATTTGATGGCAAAAATGTCAGTTCTGTCCTTGGATTTGACAGCAATCAGCTGCCTGCGAATGCACCCATTGAGGACCGGAGAAGTGCAGCAACCTGCTTGCAGACCAGAGGGATGCTTTTGGGGGTTTTCGATGGCCATGCAGGCTGTGCTTGCTCCCAGGCGGTCAGTGAAAGACTCTTTTATTATATTGCTGTCTCTCTGTTACCCCATGAGACTTTGCTAGAGATCGAAAATGCAGTGGAGAGCGGTCGAGCACTGCTCCCCATTCTCCAGTGGCACAAGCATCCCAATGATTACTTCAGTAAGGAAGCGTCCAAATTATATTTCAACAGCTTGAGGACTTACTGGCAAGAGCTTATAGACCTTAACACTGGGGAGTCAACTGAAATTGATGTTAAGGAGGCTTTGATTAATGCTTTCAAGAGGCTTGATAATGACATCTCCTTGGAGGCTCAAGTTGGTGATCCCAATTCTTTCCTCAACTACCTGGTGCTTCGAGTGGCATTTTCTGGGGCCACAGCTTGTGTGGCCCATGTGGATGGTGTTGACCTTCATGTGGCCAATACTGGTGATAGCAGAGCCATGCTGGGTGTGCAGGAAGAGGACGGCTCTTGGTCGGCAGTCACTCTATCTAATGACCACAATGCTCAGAATGAAAGAGAAGTGGAACGCCTGAAATTGGAGCACCCAAAGAATGAGGCCAAGAGTGTGGTGAAACAGGATCGGCTGCTAGGCTTACTCATGCCTTTTAGGGCTTTTGGAGACGTAAAGTTCAAATGGAGCATTGACCTTCAAAAGAGAGTGATAGAATCTGGCCCAGACCAGCTGAATGACAACGAATATACCAAGTTTATCCCTCCTAATTATTACACACCTCCTTATCTCACTGCTGAGCCAGAAGTAACTTACCACCGATTAAGGCCACAGGATAAATTTCTGGTATTGGCGACTGATGGATTGTGGGAGACAATGCATAGGCAGGATGTGGTTAGGATTGTGGGCGAGTACCTAACAGGCATGCATCACCAACAGCCGATAGCTGTTGGTGGCTATAAGGTGACTCTGGGACAGATGCATGGCCTTTTAACAGAAAGGAGAGCCAAGATGTCATCGGTATTTGAGGATCAGAATGCAGCAACCCATCTAATTCGCCATGCTGTGGGCAACAACGAGTTTGGGGCCGTTGATCACGAGCGCCTCTCCAAAATGCTTAGTCTTCCTGAAGAGCTTGCTAGGATGTACAGGGATGACATTACAATCATTGTAGTTCAGTTCAATTCTCATGTCGTAGGGGCATATCAAAACCAGGAATAG